Below is a genomic region from Paraburkholderia sp. BL23I1N1.
CTGCCCGCAGCCAAAGTGTCGATCCAGGCAATCACCTTGCAGATGGCCGCGGAAAAAGCGTTCGGCGCGGGCAATCAGGGGCAGCTTGATAAATACACCGTGTCGCTCGCCCACCCGGACGCGCAGCAGGCCATGATGTCCGGCAACAGCGAGGTCACCGCGCACTTCGGCTCGCCGCCGTTCCAGGAGCAGGAACTGCAAAAGCCGAATGTGCATACCGTGCTCAATTCGTATGACGTGCTTGGCGGCAAATCGAGTTTCAACCTTGTCTGGTGCACAACACGCTTCTATCAGGAGAATCCGAAGCTGACAAAAGCATTCATGGATGCATTAGACGAATCGGAAGCCTGGATCAATCATGACAAGCATGCGGCCGCCGTCGCCTATCTGCGGATATCGAAGGAGAAGAGCACGGTCGACGAAGTGGAGAAGATGATTTCGACGCCGGATGTCTCGTTCACCACGGTGCCACAAAACACCATTAAATACGCGGACTTCATGGCGCGCGCCGGGCTGATCAAGGCCCGGCCGCAATCGTGGAAGGACCTGTTCTTCCCTACCGTTCAATCCCTTCAAGGAAGTTGACATGCGCGCCGCGACTGAAGCCCCCCCTTATCCCGACACGTCGCCACTGCTCGCCGTGCGCGGCGTGACGCTGCAATACAAAACCCCGAAGACCCTTGTGATGGCCACTTACCGCGTGGACTTCGAAGTATTCCGCGGCGATCGATTCGTCCTGCTGGGCCCGTCCGGCTGCGGCAAGTCGACTTTGCTCAAGAGCGTGGGCGGTTATCTCGCGCCGACCGAAGGCACGATTTCGCTGAAGGGCAAAGTCGTCACGCGCCCGGGCCCCGACCGCATGATGGTGTTCCAGGAATTCGACCAGTTGCTGCCGTGGAAAACGGTCAGGCAGAACGTGATGTTCGCGCTGCAGGCATCGCACCGGTTGCCCGCAAGCGAGATCGAAGATCGCGCGATGCATTACATCGACAAGGTCAATCTCTCGTCGTTCGCCGACAGCTATCCGCATACGCTTTCGGGCGGCATGAAGCAGCGCGTCGCAATTGCGCGGGGCATGGCGATGGAGCCCGACATCCTGCTGATGGACGAGCCGTTCGCCGCGCTCGACGCGCTCACCCGCCGCAAGATGCAGGACGAACTTCTTGCGCTTTGGGACGAGACACACTTCACCGTGCTGTTCGTCACGCACTCGATTCCCGAAGCGATCAAGGTGGGCAGCCGGATTCTGCTGTTGTCGCCGCATCCCGGCCAGGTGAAGGCCGAACTGGAAACGGCGGCGACGCCGGAAGCCGCGATTGCGCTGGAAAAACGTATCCAGCACATGCTGTTCGAAGACGAGATCGAGAGGGCGGAAAATGTCTGACATGCTTACCCACGGCGGCACCCATCATCGCAATGTCCCGCCGGTCGTACCGCGCTCCGAGGTGGTCCGCGAGCCATCCGAGACACGCGAGTTCAGCGTCGTCGAAAAACCTTTGTCGCCGTTCGAGCGGCTGTATAACCAGGCCTGGATCCGCAAGCTGGTCATTTTGCTGCTGCTAGCGGGCCTCTGGGAAATTTATGGCCGGGTGCTGAACAACCCGCTGCTGTTTCCGACGTTCAGCGCAACCATCGAAGCATTCTTCAAAAGCATTGCGAGCGGCGAATTGCCAGGCAAGGCATGGGCGTCGATCCATGTGCTGCTGATCGGCTATGCGTTCGGGATCATACTCGCCGCCCTGCTCACGGCTGCGGCGATCACCTCGCGCATCGGCACCGATTTTCTGGAAACGATGACCTCCATGCTCAATCCGCTGCCCGCCATCGCGCTCCTGCCGCTCGCGCTGATCTGGTTCGGCCTCGGCAACGGCAGCCTGATCTTCGTTCTGGTGCATTCGGTCACGTGGTCGGTGGCGCTTAATACGCACTCGGGGTTTTTGTCGGTCAGCAATACGCTAAAGATGGTCGGGCGCAACTACGGTCTGCGCGGCGGCCGCTACGTGCTGCAGATTCTCGTGCCGGCGGCGTTCCCAAGCATCCTCACCGGGCTGAAAATCGGCTGGGCTTTTGCGTGGCGCACGCTGATCGCCGCCGAGCTGGTATTCGGCGTAAGTTCCGGTTCGGGCGGCCTCGGCTGGTTCATCTACGAGAACAAGAATCTGCTCGACATCGCCAACGTGTTTGCCGGTCTGTTCACGGTGATCCTGATCGGGCTCGCCGTCGAGAATCTGATCTTCCGCGTGCTGGAACGTCATACGGTGCAGCGCTGGGGCATGCAGTAAAGGGAGCGGAGCCGTCGTGAGCGCGATTCGTTATTTCGTGACGTTTCTCTCGGTGGCGCGGCACGGCTCGTTCGCCGCCGCCGCTGAAGAGGTGTGTCTCACGCAGGCCGCGGTCGGCTTGCAGATGCGTTCGCTCGAACGCGATCTCGACCTCGTGCTGTTCGATCGCGCCGCCCGTTCGGTGTCGCTCAGTGCGCAGGGGCGTGCGGTGCTGCCGCTCGCGGAAACGCTGGTGGCCACCTACCGGCAGATTCTCGCCACGGGCGACGCCGGCGAGCTATCCGGCACCGTGCGCGTCGGCGCCCTCGTTTCCTCGCTGATGGGCGCGTTCGCCGACGCGATGCTCAACCTCAAGCAGCGCTATCCGCGTCTGGATCTGAAGCTGTTTACGGGGCTGTCGAGCGACTTTGCGGCGCGTGTGGAGAGCGGCGAACTCGATGCCGCGATCGTCACGCAATCACCGTCGACGCTGCCGGCCGCCCTCAAATGGACCGTGCTGTATAGCGAGCCGATGGTGTTCATTTCATCCACGAGCGGTCAGCCCGCGTCGATCGAAGCCTTGCTTGAAGAGCCGTTTATCCGTTTCGACCGTCATACCTGGACCGGCGTGCTCGTCGACAACGCGCTTCGCCAGCTAGGCCAGGCCCACAGCGAAATCATGGAGCTGAATTCGATCGAGGCCATTTCGGAAATGGTGCGGCGCGGCTTTGGCGTGTCCATCGTGCCGCTTCTCGCTAACGCGAACTGGACGCGTGAGACGGGCCTGCAGGTCACGCCGCTGCCCGAGCGCATCACGCCGCGCCGGGTCGGTCTGCTGGAGCGGCGCGATCACCCACGCAAAGCATTCACGGATTCCGTGAAGCGTCATTTCATCGACACCGCCGAACTTTCTTCTTCGATCAGCGATTCGCCCGGGCGCACTCGCGTGAACTCAACCGGTTGACGGCTTGCCGCGAAGTCGTCGCCTTCGAGGCGCAGGCACATGTACTCGGATGTCTCCAGATCGCCCGAATCCGGAAAGTCCTCGCGATAGTGCGCGCCGCGTGAATTCTCCCTTAGCAGCGCCGATTCCGTGATCGCGCGGCTCACGAGGATCAGATTGCGCAGGTTCATCCAGTCGTGCCAGGAAAGATTGAAGCGCAAGTCGCGGCCGTCGATGCCGGTCACGTCGAGCTCTGCGTCCAGCTCCACGAGCCGGCGCCTCGCGCGCTCGAGCCCTACTGCGTCGCGCAGAATGCCGACATCGTTCCACATGACTTCGGCGAGCGCGTCACGGATCGCTTCGAGATTGCCGGGCGGCTGGCGCAACGGGCGCGTGCAGCGGGCCATCGCCGCGTTGATCGCGTCCGTATCGAAGTCGGCGAATTGGCCGTGGCGCGGCACCCAGGCCGCCAGCGTGTCGCCCGCAATCCCGCCGAACACCGTCGAATTCGCCACGCCGTTGCCGCCCAACCGGTTTGCGCCGTGCACGCCGCCGGCATCTTCTCCCGCTACGAACAGGCCCGGCAGCGAGGTGGCGCAGTTCGCGTCGAAGACCACGCCGCCCATCATGTAGTGCGCGGTCGGCACGACTTCGACAAGACCGCCCGCGAGATCGAAGCCGCAGTCGGTGCATCGCTCGGCCATCCCCTTGAAGCGCTTGCGCACACTCTCGGCGCCGAGATGATGCATCTGCAGATAGACGCCGCCATTGGGCGTCGCGTGTCCGGCGCGCAATTCGCGGAAGATACTGCGCGAGACGACGTCGCGCGTCGCCCGTTCGGCGCGCGGGTCGTAAGCCTGCATGAAACGCTCGCCCGCGCCGGTAAGCAGATAGCCGCCCGCCCCGCGCAGCCCCTCTTCGAGCACCGTGCCGGTCATGCGCGTATCGGCGCCGGCCAGCAGTCCGGTCGGATGAAACTGCACCATCTCCATGTCGCGCAGCGTGAGCCCGGCGCGCAAGGCCATCGCCATGCCGTCGCAGCTCTTGTCGCCGCTCGGCGTGTGATAGCGGTACATCGTCGGGCCGCCGCCGGTCGCGAGCAGCACGGCCTGGGTGCGCACGAACACGAACTCGCCGCTACGCATGTCGATCATCAGCACGCCGGCGAGCGATTCGCCGTCGCGGCTGCGGATGAACTCGACCGCGCGATGCTCTTCCAACCGGTCGATACCGCGTGCCCACACCTGCTCCGCCAGCCGGTTGATGATCTCGATGCCGGTCTGGTCGCCCTTATGCACGGTGCGGTCGAAGGTCTGGCCGGCGAATGCTTTCTGCCGCACGGAGCCGTCCGGATTGCGGTCGAAGAAACAACCCAGTTCGTTTTCCAGTTCGCGAATCCGTTCGACGGCGCCCGTCACCAGCATCCACGCCAGGTCCTGATTCGAAAGCCATTTACCGCCTTCGATCGTGTCCATGAAGTGCCGCTCAATCGAATCGCCCGGCGCGAGCGCGACGTTGTAGCCGCCCTGCACCATGCGCGTACAGCCGCATTTGCCGAGCAGCCCCTTCACGGCCACCGTGATGCGCAATTGCGGCGCGACCGCCTGGGCATGCAGCGCAGCGAACAGGCCGGCGCCGCCACTGCCCAGAATGAGAATGTCGGTATCGATCTGTTTCATGGGGTCGCGTTCCGGATGTTTTTCACACGCGAATACCGAGCGACGCGAGCACCGCATCGCGCTGCGTCCGTGTGTTCTGTTGGACTGCCGTGTAGAGGCTGCCGCCGTGACTGTCCATGGCGACCAGCAAGGGGCCGAAGCCGCGAATCCGGAAGCGCCAGAGCGATTCAGGATTGAGATCGTCGAGATCCACGTCTTCGATCTGTTCGATCCACGTGGTTTCCAGCGCCGCCGTGCCGCCGACGATCGCAAGGTACACGCCACCGAATTCCACGAACGCGCCACTCGACGCCGCGCCGAGGCCACCCTTGCCGATGACCGCCCGCACGCCATAGGTCCGCATCAAGGGCGCGGTAAAGCGCTCCATGCGCGCGGACGTCGTCGTGCCGATGCAAACGGGTTCATAACCTGCGGGATGTTCCGGCGACACGTCCACACGCCGCACATTCGGCGCAGTGTGAATCACCGCGTGGCCGCGCAAATCGAATCGCGTGGTGCGCCCGTGATCGAACATCTGGATCTGAGTGGCGTCGCGAATACCGAACAGTGTGTCGTTGAGCGTCACCGTATCGCCGATGCGCAACGCGCGGATCTGAGCTTCGCTCGCCGGCATGCCGAGCACGGAATGCGTGCCGGTGGCAGGCTTCTCAGTAGCCATATTCGACTCCCCGCACGTTCACGGTCGCACGCGAGCGCCGCGCCGAATGACACTGCATGTTCACGGCGACCGGATTCATCGTGATGTGGGTGGCGGCCAGTTCGACGTGCACCGCAAACGCGGTCGCGTCGCCGCCCAGTCCTTGAGGCCCGACGCCCAGTTGATTGACCGCCGCCGATAACTGCTGCTCGAGCGCCGCGCCGTGTTCATCGCGGCAGTCGGTGCCGAGCGGCCGGGTGGCCGCCCGTTTCGCCAGCGCCACGCAAAGATCCGAGGTGCCGCCGATGCCCACGCCGACAATCGTCGGCGGACAGGTCTTGCCGCCTGCGTCCACCACGCAGTCGATCACGAAGCGCCGGATGGCATCCACACCTTCGGCCGGAATCGCCATGCGCAAAAACGAGTTGTTCTCCGAACCGCTGCCCTTCGGAATCATCTCGATCGACAGCGCGCCCGGCGTAGCATCGAAATCGACGTGGATCACCGGCACTTCCGCGCCACAGGAGTTTTGCTCGTTATGGCGCGTGAGCGGATGAACCACCGAGGAGCGCAGCGGATGCTCATGCGTGGCGCGGGCGCAACCGCTACGAATCGCGGCCTTCAGGCGCATGCCATCGAACCGCACGCCCTGACCGATCGTGATCGTGTAGATCGGCAGGCCGGTGTCCTGGCAAAGCAGATTGTCGTCCTGCTCGGCCACCACAATGTTCTGCCGCATCGTGCCGAGCACGCGCCGGGCGGTTTCGTTACGCTCATCGGCTTCGAGCTTCGCGATGCCTGCCTTGATATCCAGCGGAAGCTGCTTGAGTGCACGGATATACAGCGTCTTTGCGATCTCTTCGACTAACGCGTAGTCGACCGTGAAATCCGTTGTGAATCTCGTTGTGGTTTGCATTGAAGCCTCTTCGAACAAGCTCGCTCACAGAGTCAGCGAAAGCGCAAACGCCATACCGATGACCAACGCGCCGCCCGCGGTCAGCGCGATCAGATCCTTGCGCAAACCGCTCCACGGCCGGAACTCGATCAGCAGCAGCCGCACCCCGCCGATCAGATGCGCCGCGAGCAGCGTGACCAGCCCCCACTCCGCGAAAACGAATAGCGGCGCACGCGTAACGGTCAGAAACGATTCGAAAGGCGCCGCGCCGTGGAGCGCCGTGCCGAGCGCCCAGAAATGCGCGGGTAAAAAGAAGGCCAGCGCGAGACCGGATAGCCGATGAACCAGGAAGGCCCACCATGCGGGATGATTACGCGCGCGGAAGTCGAGCTTGCGGCCGGGCGTGACCGCGCGTGCGGACGTGCGCGCGTGGGTGCTCATGCCGGCGCTCCCGCAATCAGCGCGTAGACCGCGCGCAGACCCGCCAGCGCCAGCGCAACGCCCACGAGCATACTGGCGCGCGCCGCCCACACGCCACGCCAATTCAGCCACTCGTCGGCGATACGGCGCAAGCCCACCGGCACGTGCATTGCCGCGGCGATCACGAAGACCGCGTAGAACAAACCCCAGACGACGTTTCCGTGCAGACGCGCAATGACATCCGCCGCACGCAGACCGCCATGCACGACCCAGATCATGGTTGCCAGA
It encodes:
- a CDS encoding ABC transporter substrate-binding protein — protein: MNVKRVIRSIGVACVLSGMLAAGSARAELSEVKIARQYGVSYLPLMIMQDQKLLEKHAAQMGIKDLKVSWVEFAGGNVMNDSLLSDSLQIASGGVAPLVLLWSRTKGTPVEVKALSAINSMPLLLNTTNAKVKTVKDFTGQDKIALPAAKVSIQAITLQMAAEKAFGAGNQGQLDKYTVSLAHPDAQQAMMSGNSEVTAHFGSPPFQEQELQKPNVHTVLNSYDVLGGKSSFNLVWCTTRFYQENPKLTKAFMDALDESEAWINHDKHAAAVAYLRISKEKSTVDEVEKMISTPDVSFTTVPQNTIKYADFMARAGLIKARPQSWKDLFFPTVQSLQGS
- a CDS encoding fumarate hydratase C-terminal domain-containing protein, whose product is MATEKPATGTHSVLGMPASEAQIRALRIGDTVTLNDTLFGIRDATQIQMFDHGRTTRFDLRGHAVIHTAPNVRRVDVSPEHPAGYEPVCIGTTTSARMERFTAPLMRTYGVRAVIGKGGLGAASSGAFVEFGGVYLAIVGGTAALETTWIEQIEDVDLDDLNPESLWRFRIRGFGPLLVAMDSHGGSLYTAVQQNTRTQRDAVLASLGIRV
- a CDS encoding L-aspartate oxidase, with the protein product MKQIDTDILILGSGGAGLFAALHAQAVAPQLRITVAVKGLLGKCGCTRMVQGGYNVALAPGDSIERHFMDTIEGGKWLSNQDLAWMLVTGAVERIRELENELGCFFDRNPDGSVRQKAFAGQTFDRTVHKGDQTGIEIINRLAEQVWARGIDRLEEHRAVEFIRSRDGESLAGVLMIDMRSGEFVFVRTQAVLLATGGGPTMYRYHTPSGDKSCDGMAMALRAGLTLRDMEMVQFHPTGLLAGADTRMTGTVLEEGLRGAGGYLLTGAGERFMQAYDPRAERATRDVVSRSIFRELRAGHATPNGGVYLQMHHLGAESVRKRFKGMAERCTDCGFDLAGGLVEVVPTAHYMMGGVVFDANCATSLPGLFVAGEDAGGVHGANRLGGNGVANSTVFGGIAGDTLAAWVPRHGQFADFDTDAINAAMARCTRPLRQPPGNLEAIRDALAEVMWNDVGILRDAVGLERARRRLVELDAELDVTGIDGRDLRFNLSWHDWMNLRNLILVSRAITESALLRENSRGAHYREDFPDSGDLETSEYMCLRLEGDDFAASRQPVEFTRVRPGESLIEEESSAVSMK
- a CDS encoding succinate dehydrogenase, with product MNRSLDGWWLQRLSAMVLTLCVAVHLATMIWVVHGGLRAADVIARLHGNVVWGLFYAVFVIAAAMHVPVGLRRIADEWLNWRGVWAARASMLVGVALALAGLRAVYALIAGAPA
- a CDS encoding ABC transporter permease, which codes for MSDMLTHGGTHHRNVPPVVPRSEVVREPSETREFSVVEKPLSPFERLYNQAWIRKLVILLLLAGLWEIYGRVLNNPLLFPTFSATIEAFFKSIASGELPGKAWASIHVLLIGYAFGIILAALLTAAAITSRIGTDFLETMTSMLNPLPAIALLPLALIWFGLGNGSLIFVLVHSVTWSVALNTHSGFLSVSNTLKMVGRNYGLRGGRYVLQILVPAAFPSILTGLKIGWAFAWRTLIAAELVFGVSSGSGGLGWFIYENKNLLDIANVFAGLFTVILIGLAVENLIFRVLERHTVQRWGMQ
- a CDS encoding LysR substrate-binding domain-containing protein, which translates into the protein MSAIRYFVTFLSVARHGSFAAAAEEVCLTQAAVGLQMRSLERDLDLVLFDRAARSVSLSAQGRAVLPLAETLVATYRQILATGDAGELSGTVRVGALVSSLMGAFADAMLNLKQRYPRLDLKLFTGLSSDFAARVESGELDAAIVTQSPSTLPAALKWTVLYSEPMVFISSTSGQPASIEALLEEPFIRFDRHTWTGVLVDNALRQLGQAHSEIMELNSIEAISEMVRRGFGVSIVPLLANANWTRETGLQVTPLPERITPRRVGLLERRDHPRKAFTDSVKRHFIDTAELSSSISDSPGRTRVNSTG
- the sdhC gene encoding succinate dehydrogenase, cytochrome b556 subunit; this encodes MSTHARTSARAVTPGRKLDFRARNHPAWWAFLVHRLSGLALAFFLPAHFWALGTALHGAAPFESFLTVTRAPLFVFAEWGLVTLLAAHLIGGVRLLLIEFRPWSGLRKDLIALTAGGALVIGMAFALSLTL
- a CDS encoding ABC transporter ATP-binding protein — encoded protein: MRAATEAPPYPDTSPLLAVRGVTLQYKTPKTLVMATYRVDFEVFRGDRFVLLGPSGCGKSTLLKSVGGYLAPTEGTISLKGKVVTRPGPDRMMVFQEFDQLLPWKTVRQNVMFALQASHRLPASEIEDRAMHYIDKVNLSSFADSYPHTLSGGMKQRVAIARGMAMEPDILLMDEPFAALDALTRRKMQDELLALWDETHFTVLFVTHSIPEAIKVGSRILLLSPHPGQVKAELETAATPEAAIALEKRIQHMLFEDEIERAENV
- a CDS encoding fumarate hydratase — translated: MQTTTRFTTDFTVDYALVEEIAKTLYIRALKQLPLDIKAGIAKLEADERNETARRVLGTMRQNIVVAEQDDNLLCQDTGLPIYTITIGQGVRFDGMRLKAAIRSGCARATHEHPLRSSVVHPLTRHNEQNSCGAEVPVIHVDFDATPGALSIEMIPKGSGSENNSFLRMAIPAEGVDAIRRFVIDCVVDAGGKTCPPTIVGVGIGGTSDLCVALAKRAATRPLGTDCRDEHGAALEQQLSAAVNQLGVGPQGLGGDATAFAVHVELAATHITMNPVAVNMQCHSARRSRATVNVRGVEYGY